One region of Acidobacteriota bacterium genomic DNA includes:
- a CDS encoding 30S ribosomal protein S18, with protein MAAQRRFSVRRKRVCKFCAEKISYIDFKDAKLLNHFIPERGKILPRRISGVCSTHQRLLTEAIKRARHMAILPFLSD; from the coding sequence ATGGCAGCTCAAAGAAGGTTCAGCGTTCGGCGCAAGCGGGTGTGCAAGTTCTGCGCCGAAAAGATCTCCTATATCGATTTCAAGGACGCCAAACTCCTGAACCATTTCATCCCCGAGCGCGGGAAGATCCTCCCCAGGAGAATCAGCGGCGTCTGCTCGACTCACCAGCGTTTGCTCACGGAAGCCATCAAGCGCGCCAGGCACATGGCCATCCTCCCGTTCCTTTCGGACTAG
- the rpsF gene encoding 30S ribosomal protein S6 → MRNYEVVFVAAPTLTSEELDGFISHVQTVVEGKNGKVVKVDNWGKKSLAYKIDKFREGYYVVLTIEGDGPAIAELERRFRVTDSIIRYISVRTDLALKRSEKIKAARRRKSEKTEPEAQAAETPQPAETPQAAAPSGEAAGQEA, encoded by the coding sequence GTGAGAAACTATGAAGTGGTCTTTGTCGCCGCTCCCACTTTGACCAGCGAGGAGCTGGACGGCTTTATCAGCCACGTCCAGACGGTGGTTGAGGGCAAAAACGGCAAAGTGGTCAAGGTGGACAACTGGGGCAAGAAGTCCCTGGCGTACAAGATCGACAAATTCAGGGAGGGCTACTACGTCGTCCTCACCATCGAGGGGGACGGCCCCGCCATCGCGGAGCTGGAGCGCCGCTTCCGGGTGACCGATTCCATCATCCGCTACATCTCCGTCCGCACCGACCTGGCGCTCAAGCGTTCCGAGAAGATCAAGGCGGCCCGGCGGCGGAAGTCCGAGAAGACGGAGCCGGAGGCGCAGGCGGCGGAAACCCCGCAGCCGGCCGAGACCCCGCAGGCGGCGGCGCCCTCCGGGGAGGCCGCAGGGCAAGAGGCTTAA
- a CDS encoding 50S ribosomal protein L9, giving the protein MNVILKQDVENLGRIGDIVKVAAGYARNYLIPRKFAVDATPGNIKAVEVEKLAQAKRDHREKEAASLVAREIVKVTVTIQRRTGEEGALYGSVTALDIAEFLNARQIDIDKRKIQLDEPIKAVGEYQVPIRLHREVTVPVRVVVEPEQEPETAQ; this is encoded by the coding sequence ATGAACGTCATTTTAAAGCAGGATGTTGAAAACCTGGGCCGGATCGGCGATATCGTCAAGGTGGCGGCCGGGTACGCACGCAACTATCTCATCCCGAGAAAATTCGCCGTCGATGCCACTCCCGGCAACATCAAGGCCGTGGAGGTGGAGAAGCTGGCCCAGGCCAAGCGCGACCACCGCGAGAAGGAAGCGGCCTCGCTCGTGGCCCGGGAGATCGTCAAGGTCACGGTGACGATCCAGCGCAGGACCGGCGAGGAGGGGGCACTGTACGGATCGGTGACGGCGCTCGACATCGCCGAGTTCCTCAACGCCCGCCAGATCGATATCGACAAGCGCAAGATCCAGCTCGACGAGCCGATCAAGGCGGTCGGGGAATACCAGGTGCCGATCCGCCTGCACCGCGAAGTCACGGTCCCCGTCCGCGTGGTCGTGGAGCCGGAGCAGGAGCCGGAAACCGCCCAGTAA
- a CDS encoding aminoacyl-tRNA hydrolase, producing the protein MAETRDTRAGTPERIVLGLGNPGASYARNRHNVGFMVLDLLARESGARWSERGVARTCRTEIGGRPVLLAEPLTYMNRSGRAARMLLEALGLGPGDLIVVLDDLSLPLGRLRVRARGSAGGHHGLESVLELAGTDDIVRVRLGIAEERMPEDTAGFVLSDFSAGQAAELEEMIGKAGNAVRSIVSEGVARTMALYNA; encoded by the coding sequence ATGGCGGAGACCCGTGACACGCGAGCCGGGACCCCGGAACGGATCGTTCTCGGGCTGGGGAACCCGGGCGCATCCTACGCCCGCAACCGGCACAACGTCGGGTTCATGGTGCTGGACCTGCTGGCCCGCGAATCGGGCGCCCGGTGGTCGGAGCGCGGCGTCGCCCGCACCTGCCGCACGGAGATCGGGGGGCGGCCCGTGCTGCTGGCCGAGCCGCTGACCTACATGAACCGGAGCGGCCGGGCGGCCCGGATGCTGCTCGAGGCACTGGGGCTCGGCCCCGGGGACCTCATCGTGGTGCTGGACGACCTCAGCCTGCCGCTCGGCCGGTTGCGGGTGCGGGCGCGCGGGAGCGCGGGCGGGCACCACGGGCTCGAATCGGTCCTGGAGCTGGCCGGCACCGACGACATCGTGCGGGTGCGGCTCGGGATCGCCGAGGAGCGGATGCCTGAGGACACGGCCGGGTTCGTCCTGTCGGACTTTTCTGCGGGACAGGCGGCGGAGCTGGAAGAGATGATCGGCAAGGCGGGCAACGCCGTCAGATCGATAGTGAGCGAAGGCGTTGCCAGAACTATGGCGCTGTATAACGCATGA